A segment of the Thermococcus sp. M36 genome:
CTACTCCGTATTGTGAAACTGCATTAATAATTTCTGTTTTAGCTTCAGCAGTAACAAATAAAATGGGTATAGAAGCCAAACTTCTGTCGTTCCGCATTTCTTTAACTAAACCAAGACCATCAAGTATCGGCATATTCCAATCAGATATAACAAAATCAAACCGCTCTTTTTTAAGTTTTGATAATGCCATTGATCCATCTTCTGCTTCGTCAACATCAGTATGACCAAGTTCTTTAAGTAAATTTCTTATAATTCTTCTTATAGTAGAATAGTCGTCAACGACTAAGAACCGGGTTTTAGAATCTGCCATACTTTACCATTTTAATTTAGTTTTTAAAA
Coding sequences within it:
- a CDS encoding response regulator; this translates as MADSKTRFLVVDDYSTIRRIIRNLLKELGHTDVDEAEDGSMALSKLKKERFDFVISDWNMPILDGLGLVKEMRNDRSLASIPILFVTAEAKTEIINAVSQYGV